In Fibrobacter sp. UWEL, the genomic stretch AGCGGGACTCGGAGCATGACGGCGTCCGGCTTGATGCGGCTGATTTCAATTTCCGCTTCCAGCTGGTGCTTACCATAATTGTGGATAGGATCGGGTGGGGTATCATCCTTGTAGGGGCGAAGGTGTGCGGTTTCCTCGCTGCCACTCCAAATCATGTCTGTGGAAATTCTCACGAAGGTACAGCCAAATTCCGCTGCCAGCTGGGCTGCGTCTACCCCCTGTTCGCAATTCAGCAGGCGGCTTCGGGGCGTATCGCACTCGCAGGCTTTTAAGGCACAGTTTCCGCTGGCATCAATGACCGTCTTGAACTGATGCTTCTCGAAAAGTCGGGTAAGGCCTGCGGTGTCTTCCGCGTCGATGGCGACAACGTCCTGCCCGTAAACGCAGGGATGTTTAATGGGACGAATCCCGATAAGGGGCGCCGCAGCATCGGGATGGCGTTTCGCCGGATGAATGGTCCCGCTGGTGCCGTCGCTAACATCGGTACCGCCAAACAGCCTGTTGAAATGCCTAAAGAGGGCGTAACCCGGAACGCCGTTCAATCCCAATACAAGGATGGGCAATTTTAGTGGGCGAGTTTCCACTTCAGGTAGCCCGCCATCTGTAAGGGATGATTGAATTCTCCACTGTTCATCTTTGCTTGCAGTTCTTCGTCGGACATTTCCAGGGATTCGATGTCTTCGCTTTCATCGAAGCTGGTCTTGCCTGCGCGAACCACACCGTCGATAAACACCACATGAAACTTACCGCGGTGACGATCCGGATTGACCGGGAAAGCCCCGAGATAAGTGAGGGACTGGGGAAATCCGTAAGCGCATTCTTCCTGAAGTTCACGAAGGGCGGCCTGTTCTGCAGTCTCGTTCTTGTCGATGATTCCTGCTGGAAATTCCAATGCAATCTTGCCTGTGCCATGGCGGTACTGTTCCGTCATGACCCACTTGCCATCCTTCGTGCGGGCTAGAATCAGAACCCAGTCCGGCTGCCACAAGGTGTAAAAATCATCGATGACTTTTCCGTTGGGCAGCTCGCATTTTTCCTTGGCTACTTTCAGCCAGGGGGCGTTTACAAGATATTCGGTGTCCAGAAGTTTCCAGGGTTTCATAAGCTTACTTCACAAATCCCGGAGGAGGCAGGTGCATGCCTGCCATGGTCAGGTTGTTTGCCTTGGCGTAGGCGAGAATCTTCTTGCGAGATTCGATGGATTTTTCCTTATCCATGTCGTAGTTGGAATTGATTTCCGGATGTTCAATTTGCAGGGCGTAACCGTGCATTAGATCGCCGATGACCAGCAGTTCGCCCTTCTGGAAAACGGTGTGGCCCGGAGTGTGGCCCACGGCATCCATGGCGATAACATTGTGGGGGAGCGTGTCCCCGAAGGCGAACAGTTTCAGCTTGTCGTTATAGACGCCAAGAATGGCCTTTTGCAGGTCATTCTTTTCCATGTTCATCCAGGCGTCCTTTTCGACGGAACCTACGTAGACTTCCGCATTCTTGAACACCTTTTCCATACCCTTATCGCTTTGTGCCACCAAGCCGTTGATGTGGTCCACGTGCAGGTGCGTGAGATAGACTTTCTTGACAGAGTCGGGGCTTACTCCCAGTTCATTTAGGTGGGCGAGCATCTGGCCGCCGAATGCTCCAAGGCCTGCGTCAAAGAGAACATATTCGCCATCGGCCTTCAGCAGATAGGTACTGACAGAAGCGGGAACGCCGTTGGGCAAGTTCATGGAATTATAGAGGGAATCGCTTGCGTCGCTGAACAGTTCGCGAGGGTTCATTTTTTCCCCTGCGTTGTCCTGAATCCAGGTGACGGTGGAACCATCGGCCAGAGTAATAGTCTTGGTGACTGCCTTGGCTGCAATACCTTCTGCAGCACTTTCCGCTTGAGTTTGAGAATTCTGCTGGGCGACTTCCTGCTTTTCGCAAGCGGTGATTGTAAGTGCTAATGCGGCACCTAGAGCAAAGCGTTTAATCATATCAATTCCCTTCTAGTTTGTTCTTGTGGTAGTGCTTACTAGTATAACATAAATACATGATGTCTGCAACGAACAACGCCACGACGCATGCCAAGAATACTTGCTGATGCATCCCGAAGTGCTGGGCCATGGAGCCGCCAACAAGAATGCCTGAACCAATGCCAATATCCCAACCGCTCAGGTAGGTGCTGTTGGCGGTTCCACGCTGGTCGTGCCTTGCCAGGTTCACGCACATGGTCTGGTAACCCGGGAAAATCAATCCAAGGCTTGTGCCGATCATAAAGGAAGAAATAAAGAAGGGGAGGGCGGGACCGCC encodes the following:
- a CDS encoding sugar nucleotide-binding protein; this translates as MPILVLGLNGVPGYALFRHFNRLFGGTDVSDGTSGTIHPAKRHPDAAAPLIGIRPIKHPCVYGQDVVAIDAEDTAGLTRLFEKHQFKTVIDASGNCALKACECDTPRSRLLNCEQGVDAAQLAAEFGCTFVRISTDMIWSGSEETAHLRPYKDDTPPDPIHNYGKHQLEAEIEISRIKPDAVMLRVPLPMDYAPGGCAGAIDWISYRFRPGRPATLYTDEYRRPIYGGDMCRVVQYILEHEFPAGIYNCGGPRRVTLYNAGQLVNAIGGYPQELLHGCPRIEAGPMPPRVGDLDIDSSKLYSLLPEGFIRPWPADDAIVPTDRDWHKTFGRNEPDKHKVGSEEAIYRLLVLGEMY
- a CDS encoding MBL fold metallo-hydrolase; translated protein: MIKRFALGAALALTITACEKQEVAQQNSQTQAESAAEGIAAKAVTKTITLADGSTVTWIQDNAGEKMNPRELFSDASDSLYNSMNLPNGVPASVSTYLLKADGEYVLFDAGLGAFGGQMLAHLNELGVSPDSVKKVYLTHLHVDHINGLVAQSDKGMEKVFKNAEVYVGSVEKDAWMNMEKNDLQKAILGVYNDKLKLFAFGDTLPHNVIAMDAVGHTPGHTVFQKGELLVIGDLMHGYALQIEHPEINSNYDMDKEKSIESRKKILAYAKANNLTMAGMHLPPPGFVK
- a CDS encoding NUDIX hydrolase produces the protein MKPWKLLDTEYLVNAPWLKVAKEKCELPNGKVIDDFYTLWQPDWVLILARTKDGKWVMTEQYRHGTGKIALEFPAGIIDKNETAEQAALRELQEECAYGFPQSLTYLGAFPVNPDRHRGKFHVVFIDGVVRAGKTSFDESEDIESLEMSDEELQAKMNSGEFNHPLQMAGYLKWKLAH